The Caulifigura coniformis genome includes a region encoding these proteins:
- a CDS encoding formylglycine-generating enzyme family protein has product MTSVFEFLRVRQAGLAACVLAAGFAVQASAQEAKTDSYLRDPDSVAATPAAMKPYKQAIRDTEVVFEMLPIPGGEFVMGSPESEKDRNEDEGPQHKVRIEPFWMAKCEITWDEYDTWRLRLDQQRRQLANRTADEVDLKADATTRPTKEYTDMTFGMGHDGFPATGLTQLNAKSYCAWLTERTGQYYRLPTEAEWEYACRAGTTTTYSFGDDPAQLDDYAWHYGNADDNYHKVGTKKPNPWGLHDMHGNVAEWTLDRYEADFYSKFAGDKVAIFPLCIPNEEEYPRVFRGGSWIDEPPQLRSAARFGSDPDLKSQDPQLPQSRWYLTDATHLGFRVVRPFKPNTPEEIKKYVIYPDTPKALEDRIKREGKN; this is encoded by the coding sequence ATGACTTCAGTATTCGAGTTTCTTCGCGTTCGGCAAGCAGGTCTCGCCGCGTGTGTTCTGGCAGCCGGCTTTGCCGTCCAGGCGAGCGCCCAGGAGGCGAAAACCGACTCCTACCTGCGCGATCCAGACAGTGTCGCCGCCACGCCGGCGGCGATGAAGCCCTACAAGCAGGCGATTCGCGACACCGAAGTCGTGTTCGAGATGCTGCCGATCCCCGGCGGCGAGTTCGTCATGGGAAGCCCGGAAAGCGAAAAGGATCGCAACGAAGACGAAGGTCCGCAGCACAAGGTGCGGATCGAGCCGTTCTGGATGGCGAAGTGCGAGATCACCTGGGACGAATATGACACCTGGCGGCTGCGCCTCGACCAGCAGCGCCGGCAGCTCGCCAACCGCACCGCCGACGAAGTCGACCTCAAGGCTGACGCCACGACCCGTCCCACCAAGGAATACACCGACATGACCTTCGGCATGGGCCATGACGGCTTCCCGGCCACCGGTCTCACGCAGCTGAACGCCAAGAGCTACTGCGCCTGGCTGACCGAGCGGACGGGCCAGTACTACCGCCTGCCGACCGAGGCCGAGTGGGAATACGCCTGCCGCGCCGGGACGACCACCACCTACTCCTTCGGCGACGACCCCGCCCAGCTCGATGACTACGCCTGGCACTACGGCAATGCCGACGACAACTACCACAAGGTCGGCACGAAAAAACCGAACCCTTGGGGACTGCATGACATGCACGGCAACGTGGCCGAGTGGACGCTCGACCGTTACGAAGCCGACTTCTACTCGAAGTTCGCGGGCGACAAGGTCGCGATCTTCCCGCTCTGCATCCCGAATGAAGAGGAGTATCCCCGCGTGTTCCGCGGCGGCTCCTGGATCGATGAGCCCCCCCAGCTTCGCAGCGCGGCCCGGTTCGGTTCCGATCCCGATCTGAAAAGCCAGGACCCCCAGCTCCCCCAGAGCCGCTGGTATCTGACGGATGCCACGCACCTCGGCTTCCGCGTGGTCCGCCCGTTTAAGCCGAACACGCCCGAAGAGATCAAGAAGTACGTGATCTACCCCGATACGCCCAAAGCCCTCGAAGACCGCATCAAGCGGGAAGGCAAGAACTGA
- a CDS encoding alpha-keto acid decarboxylase family protein, whose product MSKSKSAPAASRLPAGNGQASPGGDLQTIGGYLINRLWDYGVRDVFGIPGDFVLNFYGMLEESPLRVIGATREDCAGYAADAYARVHGLGACCVTYCVGGLSTCNSIAGAFAEKSPVVVISGAPGIAERRNDPLLHHKVRDFNTQLQVFEKITIAAASLDDPLTAFREIDRCLEAAVRYKRPVYLELPRDRVRSRALYPHWPASIELQSDAESLQASVSEAIEKINSAKQPVLIAGVEIHRFGLQKDVLKLAEGLNIPISATLLGKSVIAESHPLYLGVYEGAMGRESVRQYVETSDCVILLGAFMTDINLGIFTAHLDPSKCIYATSEQLRVGHHYFRDVLLKDFVTGLHGDKLSARPAVELPVREQRFGEPQPDDSPVTIASLYQHIESILSDKMVVIADVGDSLFAASDLTIRKQTEFISPAYYTSMGFAIPAAVGVQTADSELRPLVLVGDGAFQMTCLELSTAVRHGYNPIVVVLNNKGYTTERFLQEGPFNDILNWNYHRLPDLLGKGWGFEVKSVGELKQAMQAALAHRDSFSILNVHLTSTDVSPALRRLAERMSKTL is encoded by the coding sequence ATGTCGAAGTCGAAATCAGCGCCGGCCGCCAGTCGTCTGCCTGCGGGAAATGGGCAGGCCTCCCCTGGCGGAGACCTGCAGACCATCGGCGGATATCTGATCAACCGCCTGTGGGACTATGGCGTCCGCGACGTCTTCGGCATCCCCGGCGATTTCGTCCTCAACTTCTACGGCATGCTCGAAGAAAGCCCGCTGCGGGTCATCGGGGCGACGCGCGAAGACTGCGCGGGATACGCGGCCGATGCCTACGCCCGCGTGCACGGGCTCGGCGCGTGCTGCGTCACCTATTGCGTCGGCGGGCTCAGCACCTGCAACTCGATCGCGGGAGCGTTCGCCGAAAAGTCGCCGGTGGTCGTCATCAGTGGCGCGCCGGGGATCGCGGAACGACGAAACGATCCGCTCCTCCATCACAAGGTGCGCGACTTCAACACCCAGTTGCAGGTGTTCGAGAAGATTACGATCGCCGCCGCCTCGCTCGACGATCCACTGACCGCATTCCGCGAGATCGACCGCTGCCTCGAGGCCGCGGTGCGGTACAAGCGGCCGGTCTACCTCGAACTGCCGCGGGACCGCGTCCGCTCACGGGCCCTCTATCCGCACTGGCCTGCCAGCATCGAACTCCAGAGCGATGCCGAATCGTTGCAGGCCTCCGTGTCCGAGGCGATCGAGAAGATCAACTCCGCGAAGCAGCCGGTGCTCATCGCGGGGGTCGAGATTCACCGATTCGGCCTGCAGAAGGATGTGCTCAAACTGGCGGAAGGGCTGAACATTCCGATCTCGGCCACGCTGCTGGGGAAATCGGTGATTGCCGAATCGCATCCGCTCTACCTGGGCGTCTACGAAGGAGCAATGGGGCGCGAATCGGTCCGGCAATACGTCGAAACCAGCGACTGCGTGATCCTGCTCGGCGCGTTCATGACCGACATCAATCTCGGGATCTTCACCGCGCATCTCGACCCGTCCAAATGCATCTACGCCACGAGCGAGCAGCTGCGCGTCGGACACCACTATTTTCGCGACGTGCTGCTGAAAGACTTCGTGACCGGGCTTCATGGAGACAAGCTGAGCGCACGGCCGGCCGTCGAACTGCCGGTCCGCGAGCAGCGGTTCGGAGAACCGCAACCTGACGATTCGCCCGTCACGATCGCCTCGCTCTACCAGCACATCGAGTCGATCCTGTCCGACAAGATGGTGGTCATCGCCGACGTCGGCGATTCTCTGTTCGCCGCCTCCGACCTGACGATCAGGAAGCAGACCGAGTTCATCAGCCCGGCCTACTACACCTCCATGGGCTTCGCGATTCCCGCGGCAGTCGGCGTGCAGACGGCCGACAGCGAACTCCGCCCGCTGGTTCTCGTCGGAGACGGCGCGTTCCAGATGACCTGCCTGGAACTCTCGACGGCGGTGAGACACGGTTACAACCCGATCGTCGTCGTCCTCAACAACAAGGGATACACGACAGAGCGGTTCCTGCAGGAAGGTCCGTTCAACGACATCCTGAACTGGAACTACCACCGCCTGCCGGATCTTCTCGGCAAGGGGTGGGGCTTCGAAGTCAAGTCCGTGGGGGAACTGAAGCAGGCGATGCAGGCGGCCCTCGCGCATCGCGATTCATTCAGCATCCTGAACGTCCACCTGACATCGACCGATGTGAGCCCCGCGCTACGACGGCTGGCCGAACGGATGTCGAAGACGCTCTGA
- a CDS encoding AAA family ATPase: MTDTPPSLPDDLADLANAKACCDRIRAELGKVIVGQEETVRAVLAAVLAEGHSLIIGVPGLAKTLLVKTLATVLGWSFKRVQFTPDMMPADVIGMELLQDDPATGRRSMHFTHGPIFAQMVLADEINRTPPKTQAALLEAMQEYQVTSLGKSHPLPRPFLVFATQNPIEQEGTYPLPEAQLDRFLFSLWMDYPQEEEEVDIVMFSTDARPHEARPVCTPEEFAKHHALVRKIPVSRHVARYAVALARNTRPKTEGVPKFIDDYVSWGAGPRASQHMILGAKALAVLDGAHAVTAEHVREAALLVLRHRILPNYAAAGKGIDSRALVRKLIETIAEPDSVN, from the coding sequence ATGACTGACACACCGCCTTCCCTGCCGGATGACCTTGCCGACCTTGCGAACGCCAAGGCGTGCTGCGACCGCATCCGTGCCGAGCTGGGCAAGGTGATTGTCGGGCAGGAAGAGACTGTCCGGGCAGTGCTCGCGGCGGTTCTCGCGGAAGGTCACTCGCTGATTATCGGCGTGCCGGGGCTGGCAAAGACGCTCCTCGTCAAAACGCTGGCCACGGTACTTGGGTGGAGCTTCAAGCGCGTGCAGTTCACGCCCGACATGATGCCGGCCGACGTCATCGGCATGGAGTTGCTGCAGGACGACCCGGCCACGGGGCGACGGTCGATGCACTTCACGCATGGGCCGATCTTCGCGCAGATGGTGCTGGCGGACGAAATCAACCGGACGCCGCCGAAGACGCAGGCCGCGCTGCTGGAAGCGATGCAGGAGTACCAGGTGACGAGCCTGGGCAAGTCGCACCCGTTGCCGCGCCCCTTCCTCGTATTCGCGACGCAGAATCCAATCGAGCAGGAAGGGACCTACCCGCTGCCGGAAGCGCAGCTCGACCGATTCCTGTTCAGCCTGTGGATGGACTATCCGCAGGAAGAGGAAGAGGTCGACATCGTGATGTTCTCGACGGACGCCCGGCCACACGAGGCGCGGCCGGTCTGCACGCCGGAGGAATTCGCGAAGCACCATGCGCTGGTGCGGAAGATTCCGGTCTCGAGACACGTCGCCCGGTACGCGGTGGCGCTGGCCCGGAACACGCGTCCGAAGACGGAGGGCGTCCCCAAGTTCATCGACGACTACGTGTCATGGGGGGCGGGGCCGAGGGCCAGCCAGCATATGATCCTCGGGGCGAAGGCGCTGGCGGTCCTGGACGGGGCACACGCGGTTACGGCGGAGCATGTCCGGGAAGCGGCGCTGCTGGTGCTCCGGCATCGCATCCTTCCGAATTACGCCGCGGCCGGGAAAGGCATCGACTCGCGGGCATTGGTCCGGAAACTGATCGAGACGATCGCGGAACCGGACAGCGTCAATTAG
- a CDS encoding PSD1 and planctomycete cytochrome C domain-containing protein — protein sequence MRSVSQQLPSVVAFLGVIAGALPFASAADDLFHQVKPILESTCVRCHAGPEAKAGLRITSREELLKGGASGPAIDLQSPGDSLLVSAVTYDGFEMPPTGKMPQPRIDAVVAWVKAGAPWPAGQQLKIEHPVHGPPQVNEETRNHWSFRSLKQPETPQVVHADRVANPIDAFVLQKLEAKGFTLSPEADRRALIRRLTYDLIGLPPTPEEVEAFVNDPSPKAYENLVERLLASPQYGEQWGRQWLDVVRYAETNSFERDNPKPYVWRYRDYVIRAFNDDMPYDQFIREQLAGDELDQVTPDRIIATGFYRLGLWDDEPADPELAFYDGLDDIAATTAQAFLGLTMNCARCHDHKLDPIPIKDYYSFVSFFRNVRHYGKRSDDTVLEASVRSIAPAEVESKHAAEVDAWRERVKELDAVVAAFEETARQKLIGGEKDDFKSEGVRENILKRHVGTLFTEEEFGKYAAARKERNRLRRQPPKSEEQALCVKENGTTVPTSFVLLRGNPQAPGDEVTPAFPQVLSPPTPDIRVPASGESSGRRRALAEWIASPENPLTARVMVNRIWQGHFGRGLVRSTNNFGLQGDAPTHPELVDWLASEFMARGWSVKAMHRLIVMSSAYRQSSRHAPSAMGPDPLASDPQNDLLWRFDMRRLKAEEVRDSMLAVTGSLNTAAMYGPSIYVPIEDEVLAGQSRPGYGWGKSSPEDQRRRAVYIHIKRSLTVPILAAFDAADTDFTCPVRFASTQPTQALGMINGAFANEQAGKLADLALAWVRGGNDPAPQVRIMLERVTQRPATETEVERGVQLVRDLQKTHGQTRQQAMQTFALVALNLNEFLYLD from the coding sequence ATGCGTTCAGTGTCTCAACAGCTCCCATCCGTCGTCGCCTTCCTCGGAGTGATCGCCGGCGCGTTGCCTTTCGCGAGTGCCGCGGACGACCTCTTTCACCAGGTCAAACCGATCCTCGAATCGACCTGCGTCCGTTGTCACGCCGGCCCCGAGGCAAAAGCCGGCCTCCGAATCACAAGCCGCGAAGAACTCCTGAAAGGGGGCGCAAGCGGGCCGGCCATCGATCTCCAGTCCCCCGGCGACAGCCTGCTCGTTTCCGCCGTCACCTACGACGGCTTTGAAATGCCTCCCACCGGCAAAATGCCGCAACCCCGCATCGATGCGGTTGTCGCCTGGGTGAAGGCCGGCGCCCCTTGGCCAGCAGGCCAGCAGCTCAAGATCGAACACCCCGTTCACGGTCCGCCGCAGGTCAATGAAGAGACCCGCAATCACTGGTCCTTCCGGTCGCTGAAGCAGCCGGAAACGCCGCAGGTCGTTCATGCCGACCGGGTCGCCAATCCGATCGATGCCTTCGTGCTCCAGAAGCTCGAGGCGAAGGGATTCACGCTTTCTCCCGAGGCCGACCGCCGGGCCCTGATCCGCCGACTGACCTACGACCTCATCGGCCTACCTCCGACGCCGGAAGAAGTCGAAGCCTTCGTCAACGACCCGTCGCCGAAGGCCTACGAGAACCTCGTGGAGCGGCTCCTGGCCTCTCCGCAATATGGCGAGCAGTGGGGTCGCCAGTGGCTCGATGTCGTCCGCTATGCAGAGACGAACAGCTTCGAACGCGACAACCCCAAGCCCTACGTCTGGCGCTACCGCGACTACGTGATCCGCGCGTTCAACGACGACATGCCCTACGACCAGTTCATCCGCGAGCAGCTCGCTGGCGATGAACTGGATCAAGTCACGCCCGACCGCATTATTGCCACCGGCTTCTACCGCCTCGGCCTGTGGGATGACGAGCCGGCCGACCCGGAACTCGCCTTCTACGACGGCCTCGATGACATCGCCGCCACCACGGCCCAGGCCTTTCTCGGCCTGACGATGAACTGTGCCCGCTGCCACGACCACAAGCTCGATCCCATTCCCATCAAGGACTACTACAGCTTTGTCTCGTTCTTTCGGAACGTCCGCCACTACGGCAAAAGGTCCGACGACACCGTCCTTGAAGCCAGCGTCCGCTCGATCGCCCCTGCCGAGGTCGAGTCGAAGCACGCCGCCGAAGTCGACGCCTGGCGCGAACGCGTCAAGGAACTCGACGCCGTCGTCGCCGCCTTCGAAGAGACCGCCCGGCAGAAGCTCATCGGCGGCGAGAAGGACGACTTCAAGAGCGAAGGTGTCCGCGAAAACATCCTGAAGCGGCACGTCGGCACGCTCTTCACCGAAGAGGAATTCGGGAAGTACGCCGCCGCGCGGAAGGAACGCAACCGCCTCCGTCGCCAACCTCCGAAAAGCGAAGAGCAGGCGCTCTGCGTGAAGGAGAATGGAACGACGGTCCCGACGTCGTTCGTTCTTCTGCGGGGCAATCCGCAGGCCCCGGGCGATGAGGTGACGCCCGCGTTTCCGCAGGTCCTCTCCCCGCCCACCCCCGACATTCGCGTCCCCGCGTCCGGGGAAAGCAGCGGCCGCCGGCGGGCGCTCGCCGAGTGGATCGCATCGCCAGAAAACCCGCTCACAGCCCGGGTCATGGTCAATCGGATCTGGCAGGGCCACTTCGGACGCGGCCTCGTCCGGTCAACCAACAACTTCGGCCTGCAGGGGGACGCTCCCACCCATCCCGAACTGGTCGACTGGCTGGCCAGCGAGTTCATGGCCCGCGGCTGGAGCGTGAAGGCGATGCACCGCCTGATCGTCATGTCCAGCGCCTACCGGCAGTCGAGCCGCCATGCTCCGTCGGCGATGGGGCCTGATCCGCTCGCCAGCGACCCGCAGAACGACCTGCTGTGGCGGTTCGACATGCGGCGTCTGAAAGCCGAAGAAGTCCGCGACTCGATGCTCGCCGTCACCGGATCGCTCAACACAGCGGCCATGTACGGCCCGAGCATCTATGTGCCGATCGAAGACGAAGTCCTCGCCGGCCAGTCGCGTCCCGGATACGGCTGGGGCAAGTCGTCCCCCGAAGACCAGCGCCGCCGCGCCGTCTATATCCACATCAAGCGCTCGCTCACCGTGCCGATCCTCGCTGCGTTCGACGCGGCCGACACCGACTTTACCTGCCCTGTGCGGTTCGCCTCCACGCAGCCGACCCAGGCCCTCGGCATGATCAACGGGGCCTTCGCCAACGAACAGGCCGGGAAACTGGCGGACCTCGCCCTTGCCTGGGTCCGGGGCGGGAATGATCCGGCACCGCAGGTGCGGATCATGCTTGAGCGTGTGACGCAGCGTCCGGCGACCGAAACCGAAGTGGAGCGCGGGGTTCAATTGGTCAGGGACCTGCAGAAGACGCATGGCCAGACGCGACAACAGGCGATGCAGACCTTCGCACTGGTCGCGCTCAATCTGAATGAGTTCCTCTACCTGGATTGA
- a CDS encoding M20/M25/M40 family metallo-hydrolase has product MARAKTSENKAAIDLVLELLSISGKSGEEKGVADFLVKKLKGAGVPDSAISFDTAHKESPIGGQVGNLIVKLPGTITGKRRLLMAHMDTVPLCVGAKPVRKGNKIVSADPATALGGDDRAGVAVVLHTALTLLEQSIPHPPITLFFAVQEEIGLVGARYVNTKKLGDPKMCFNWDGGNSGLVTIGATGAFNLDITVHGLASHAGAHPEDGISAIAVAGAAIADLQANGWHGLVEKGKKSGTSNIGVIQGGAATNVVTDRVDLQAECRSHDAAFRKKIVEAFVAAFAKASKSLKNAAGKNGSVEFEIQHKYESFKLAMSEPTVIAAMEAIEKCGLEPAAKVSNGGLDANWMSDHGFLTVTLGCGQDGIHTTSESLDLEHFQHACRIAMELATTV; this is encoded by the coding sequence ATGGCTCGCGCAAAGACCAGTGAGAACAAGGCAGCAATTGATCTGGTTCTGGAACTGCTCTCCATCTCCGGAAAGTCCGGTGAGGAGAAGGGCGTTGCCGACTTTCTCGTCAAGAAGCTGAAGGGCGCGGGGGTCCCCGACTCGGCGATTTCGTTCGACACGGCCCACAAGGAGAGCCCGATCGGGGGCCAGGTCGGCAATCTGATCGTGAAGCTGCCGGGCACGATCACAGGCAAGCGGCGGCTGCTGATGGCCCACATGGACACAGTCCCGCTGTGTGTCGGCGCGAAGCCGGTGCGTAAAGGGAACAAGATCGTCTCGGCCGATCCGGCGACGGCCCTGGGCGGCGACGACCGCGCCGGCGTGGCGGTCGTACTGCACACGGCGCTCACGCTGCTGGAGCAGAGCATCCCGCATCCGCCGATCACCCTGTTCTTCGCCGTGCAGGAGGAGATCGGCCTCGTCGGCGCCCGGTATGTGAACACGAAGAAGCTCGGCGATCCGAAGATGTGCTTTAACTGGGACGGCGGCAATTCGGGCCTTGTGACGATCGGCGCCACCGGCGCCTTCAATCTTGATATCACCGTGCACGGCCTCGCCAGCCACGCCGGCGCTCATCCTGAAGACGGCATCAGCGCCATCGCCGTCGCCGGGGCGGCCATTGCCGACCTGCAGGCCAACGGCTGGCACGGGCTTGTCGAGAAGGGAAAAAAATCGGGGACAAGCAACATCGGCGTCATCCAGGGAGGCGCGGCCACCAATGTGGTCACCGATCGCGTCGACCTGCAGGCCGAATGCCGCAGCCATGACGCGGCGTTCCGCAAGAAGATTGTGGAGGCGTTCGTGGCGGCGTTCGCGAAGGCGTCGAAGTCACTCAAAAACGCGGCCGGAAAGAACGGAAGCGTCGAGTTCGAGATCCAGCACAAGTACGAGTCGTTCAAGCTCGCAATGTCGGAGCCGACCGTCATCGCCGCGATGGAAGCGATCGAGAAGTGCGGCCTCGAGCCGGCAGCCAAGGTCAGCAACGGCGGGCTGGACGCCAACTGGATGAGTGACCACGGGTTCCTCACGGTCACGCTCGGCTGCGGTCAGGACGGGATTCACACCACTTCGGAATCGCTTGATCTGGAGCACTTCCAGCATGCCTGCCGGATCGCGATGGAACTGGCGACGACGGTGTAG
- the odhB gene encoding 2-oxoglutarate dehydrogenase complex dihydrolipoyllysine-residue succinyltransferase, giving the protein MVELKVPSVGESVTEVFIGEWYVPEGQFVDVDQNVVGLETEKATFDVPSPSACIVKKILKPAGQSAAVGETIAHLEPAAKPAASDGKAAPSAAPAAAAEPAAKGGAHVMPAAQRVMAEAGLKAGDVKGTGPGGRVLKEDAEKAAASVAPKSAQTPAKTASKATTPTVAPTPGTREERKVPMSPIRQTIARRLVQAQHTAALLTTFNEIDMSGIKKLREQYQDAFTKRNGIKLGFMSFFVKAVVDALNVYPQIGAQIEGTDLVYRNYCDIGIAIGAGKGLVVPVLRNAERMSFAEIELAIADFAKRAQDNKLGRDELEGGTFTISNGGVYGSLLSTPIVNPPQSGVLGMHATFDRPIAVNGQVVIRPMMYVALSYDHRVVDGREAVSFLKRIKDVIEDPTRMILEA; this is encoded by the coding sequence ATGGTTGAGTTGAAGGTTCCCTCCGTCGGTGAATCGGTGACGGAGGTGTTCATCGGTGAGTGGTACGTTCCCGAAGGACAGTTCGTCGACGTCGATCAGAACGTCGTCGGACTCGAAACCGAAAAGGCGACATTCGACGTCCCCTCGCCATCGGCCTGCATCGTCAAGAAGATCCTGAAGCCTGCCGGACAGTCGGCCGCCGTCGGCGAAACCATCGCCCACCTCGAACCGGCCGCGAAGCCGGCCGCGAGCGATGGCAAGGCCGCTCCCTCGGCGGCTCCTGCAGCCGCCGCCGAACCCGCAGCAAAGGGTGGCGCCCACGTCATGCCCGCCGCACAGCGCGTGATGGCGGAAGCCGGGCTCAAGGCAGGTGACGTGAAGGGGACCGGCCCCGGTGGCCGCGTCCTGAAAGAAGACGCCGAGAAGGCGGCCGCCTCGGTCGCTCCCAAGAGCGCCCAGACACCGGCGAAGACGGCTTCCAAGGCCACAACCCCCACGGTCGCTCCGACTCCCGGCACGCGTGAAGAGCGCAAGGTGCCGATGTCGCCGATCCGGCAGACGATCGCCCGCCGGCTCGTCCAGGCGCAGCACACCGCGGCCCTGCTGACGACCTTCAACGAAATCGACATGTCGGGCATCAAGAAGCTGCGCGAGCAGTATCAGGACGCCTTCACCAAGCGCAACGGCATCAAGCTCGGCTTCATGTCGTTCTTCGTGAAAGCAGTCGTCGACGCCCTGAACGTCTACCCGCAGATCGGCGCCCAGATCGAAGGGACCGACCTCGTCTACCGCAACTACTGCGACATCGGCATCGCGATCGGCGCCGGCAAGGGACTGGTCGTTCCCGTCCTCCGCAACGCCGAACGGATGAGCTTCGCCGAAATCGAGCTCGCCATCGCCGACTTCGCCAAGCGGGCCCAGGACAACAAGCTCGGCCGCGATGAACTCGAAGGCGGAACGTTCACGATCTCGAACGGCGGCGTGTACGGCTCGCTGCTGTCGACCCCGATCGTGAATCCGCCGCAAAGCGGCGTGCTCGGCATGCATGCCACTTTTGATCGCCCGATTGCAGTGAACGGCCAGGTCGTGATCCGCCCGATGATGTACGTCGCCCTCAGCTACGATCACCGCGTGGTCGACGGCCGCGAGGCGGTGTCGTTCCTGAAGCGGATCAAGGACGTGATCGAAGATCCGACGCGGATGATCCTCGAAGCGTAA
- a CDS encoding APC family permease gives MRQGDSNSAWGDDSVATRDIPSTPPAHVDGGDPRRPELSLWDATSLMIGIVVGTSLFVSPRLVFGNVSSAGQGLLLWGLGGVLSTIGALLFAELAVTYPRGGAYTYLTAAFGRTAGLVYGVAVLTVMLTANIGAMAFAFARYFRSILTDLGLTLEAGERLGPWLAAGAVFALALFNTGGFQMGRMTQNLLTAAKLLGLGLIVLAGFSAAGAARAVLASPEGASGVSADYGLAMVFVLYAFGGWSDAATVAAEVRKRSVNIPWALVGGLAAVTAIYLMVNLAYVRGIGFTALGQADLPARDVMVGAGWGRVAGQGVSLLVMISALGAVQGMLFSGSRAVAAMGADHRVFRWLGEWNHVTHVPTPAVWALTLVSLAQIGLVGTSGGQTLVNGGLSAMNIRPIDWASFGDGFDVLVIGSAPTFWALMFGVGLAFLVLRRQGKTPTEFRAPGGALAPIVYLGTCGFMFWRATDYAGALGLLGLGAGGIGVVLAAFSSRSRATAD, from the coding sequence GTGCGACAGGGAGATTCGAATTCGGCCTGGGGCGACGACAGCGTGGCGACGCGAGACATTCCATCAACTCCCCCGGCTCACGTTGACGGCGGCGATCCGCGGCGGCCCGAGCTTTCGCTGTGGGACGCGACGAGTCTGATGATCGGCATCGTGGTCGGCACGTCACTGTTCGTGTCGCCCCGGCTGGTGTTCGGAAATGTCTCTTCGGCCGGGCAGGGGCTCCTGTTGTGGGGGCTTGGCGGAGTTCTGTCGACGATCGGAGCTCTCCTCTTCGCGGAACTGGCCGTCACTTATCCCCGCGGCGGGGCCTACACCTATCTCACGGCCGCGTTCGGTCGGACGGCCGGACTCGTGTATGGCGTGGCCGTTCTCACCGTGATGCTGACGGCGAACATCGGGGCGATGGCGTTCGCCTTCGCCCGCTATTTCCGATCGATCCTGACGGACCTCGGCCTGACGCTGGAGGCCGGCGAGCGGCTCGGCCCGTGGCTGGCGGCAGGGGCCGTGTTCGCGCTCGCGCTATTCAATACCGGCGGCTTCCAGATGGGCCGGATGACGCAGAACCTGCTCACGGCAGCGAAGCTGCTGGGACTGGGGTTGATCGTTCTCGCCGGGTTTTCCGCGGCGGGGGCGGCGAGGGCCGTGCTGGCGTCGCCGGAAGGGGCATCAGGCGTCTCGGCCGACTATGGGTTGGCGATGGTGTTCGTGCTGTATGCGTTCGGAGGCTGGAGCGATGCGGCGACGGTGGCGGCCGAAGTCCGGAAGCGGTCGGTCAACATTCCGTGGGCCCTCGTGGGAGGGCTGGCGGCAGTGACCGCCATCTATCTGATGGTCAACCTGGCCTATGTGCGCGGGATCGGATTCACGGCGCTCGGCCAGGCCGATCTTCCGGCCCGGGATGTCATGGTCGGCGCCGGATGGGGACGGGTGGCCGGCCAGGGAGTGAGCCTGCTGGTGATGATTTCGGCGCTGGGAGCGGTGCAGGGAATGCTGTTCTCCGGATCGCGGGCGGTCGCCGCGATGGGGGCGGACCACCGTGTTTTTCGCTGGCTGGGGGAGTGGAACCACGTGACCCACGTCCCGACTCCGGCCGTTTGGGCGCTGACGCTCGTCTCGCTGGCGCAGATCGGCCTCGTGGGGACCTCCGGCGGCCAGACGCTGGTGAACGGCGGCTTGTCAGCCATGAACATCCGGCCGATTGACTGGGCGTCGTTTGGCGATGGCTTCGACGTGCTCGTGATCGGGAGCGCCCCGACGTTCTGGGCGCTGATGTTCGGCGTCGGCCTGGCGTTCCTCGTGCTTCGGCGGCAGGGGAAGACTCCCACCGAGTTTCGAGCACCTGGGGGAGCGTTGGCCCCGATCGTCTACCTCGGCACCTGCGGATTCATGTTCTGGCGGGCCACGGACTATGCGGGGGCTCTCGGACTGCTTGGCCTCGGCGCCGGAGGAATTGGCGTCGTGCTGGCCGCCTTCAGCTCTCGAAGTCGCGCGACGGCCGATTAG